Proteins from one Ipomoea triloba cultivar NCNSP0323 chromosome 1, ASM357664v1 genomic window:
- the LOC116012070 gene encoding peptidyl-prolyl cis-trans isomerase FKBP65-like has protein sequence MGKLQDGTVFVKKGYDEEPFEFTIDEEQVIDGLDKAVKTMKKGEIAVVTIQPEYAFGSSESPQELAVVPGNSTVYYEVEMVSFIKDKESWEMNTQEKIEAAKAKKEQGNVLFKAGKYERASKRYEKCFFTAKSGSCGS, from the exons ATGGGAAAGCTGCAAGATGGGACTGTTTTTGTGAAAAAGGGATATGACGAGGAGCCATTTGAATTTACTATTGACGAAG aACAAGTTATTGATGGACTTGACAAAGCTGTAAAAACAATGAAGAAAGGAGAAATTGCAGTGGTAACAATTCAACCAGAATATGCATTTGGCTCATCTGAATCTCCACAAGAGCTGGCTGTTGTTCCTGGGAATTCAACAGTGTACTATGAAGTTGAGATGGTGTCATTTATAAAG GACAAGGAGTCATGGGAAATGAATACACAGGAAAAAATAGAAGCTGCCAAAGCGAAAAAGGAGCAAGGAAATGTTCTTTTTAAGGCAGGCAAATACGAGAGAGCATCAAAAAGATACGAAAAG TGCTTTTTCACTGCTAAATCAG GATCCTGCGGAAGCTGA
- the LOC115996107 gene encoding G2/mitotic-specific cyclin-1-like, producing the protein MWMELLLQMEVPRKPPSQKRATVKPIKPEAVVVISPDTKEEVKEKNSLRRKAAAEDSSRKTYTATLTARSKAACGLNIKLPKEKIEDIDAGDVYNELAVVEYAEDIYKFYKEAESTRCIPITLMA; encoded by the exons ATGTGGATGGAGTTGCTGCTGCAAATGGAGGTGCCTAGAAAGCCTCCTTCTCAGAAGAGAGCTACAGTGAAGCCAATCAAGCCTGAAGCTGTGGTTGTAATCAGCCCTGACACTAAAGAAGAGGTGAAGGAAAAGAACAGCCTCCGCAGAAAGGCAGCAGCTGAAGATTCATCTAGAAAGACTTATACTGCAACTCTCACTGCTCGAAGCAAG GCTGCTTGTGGACTGAACATTAAATTACCAAAGGAGAAGATTGAAGATATTGATGCTGGAGATGTGTACAATGAGTTGGCAGTTGTGGAGTATGCAGAAGATATTTACAAGTTTTACAAGGAAGCTGAG AGTACAAGGTGCATTCCTATAACTTTAATGGCTTAA
- the LOC116012089 gene encoding transcription initiation factor IIB-2-like, with the protein MADSYCSDCKKNTEVVFDHAAGDTVCSECGLVLESRSIDETSEWRTFADDSGDHDPNRVGGPVNPLLGDLGLSTVISKGPNSNGDASVARLQNRGGKQQLPQVSSPLTRVFGAQLLANAAADKNKVGGYNFPMQ; encoded by the exons ATGGCTGACTCTTACTGTTCGGACTGCAAGAAGAACACGGAGGTGGTGTTCGACCACGCCGCCGGGGACACTGTCTGCTCCGAGTGCGGGCTCGTGCTTGAATCCCGCTCCATCGACGAGACATCTGAGTGGCGTACGTTTGCTGATGATTCTGGTGATCACGACCCGAACCGTGTTGGAGGACCCGTTAACCCCTTGCTCGGCGATCTTGGCCTCTCCACCGTTATTTCCAAGGGTCCGAATTCTAATGGCGACGCTTCTGTCGCCCGCTTGCAGAATCGGGGCG GCAAGCAGCAGCTTCCTCAGGTGTCTAGCCCCCTCACAAGGGTTTTTGGTGCACAGCTACTGGCTAATGCAGCAGCTGACAAGAACAAGGTTGGTGGCTATAATTTCCCTATGCAATAG